A stretch of the Neodiprion lecontei isolate iyNeoLeco1 chromosome 4, iyNeoLeco1.1, whole genome shotgun sequence genome encodes the following:
- the LOC107223681 gene encoding unconventional myosin-IXb isoform X3 yields the protein MATLGLSKVFILDKYFTELQKFWETEKKLQDASSSNEAVHLQQRLRSLSTELVTLRNRLHVGQPQNSGKSSEKGHGAPAVPPRTTLPPPPTAASHGTSYPLTGTSIAHPRNAHSANNNNNNSSTNNNNNSANNNNTLGRNSAANNVISDPDSPKKRHLVLDDGIVSCVTALGSLPPPPIASIISDARNVKTSLHHRCLVKTLTTPTSVSTNSCTTLDDLIHLSGPLTEDAVLKCLQARFCAEQYHTNVGPILVSINPYHDVGNPLTLTSTRTIPLAPQLNRVVQEAVRQQSETGYPQAIILSGTSGSGKTYASMLLLRQLFDVAGGGPETDAFKHLAAAFTVLRSLGSAKTATNSESSRIGHFIEVQVTDGALYRTKIHCYFLDQTRVIRPLPDEKNYHIFYQMLAGLTHEERAKLNLEGYNLNNLRYLQHGDTRQEETEDAVRFHSWKACLGVLGIPFLDVVRVLAAVLILGNVGFTDGPGVEVSVVGESELGAVAALLGVPPPALLRGLTSRTHNARGQLVKSVCDANMSNMTRDSLAKALYCRTVATIVRRANSLKRLGSTLGTLSSDSNESVHNQAEVTSQHASTIGSSAGGTGSRSMAALNNAVRHATDGFIGILDMFGFEDPKPSQLEHLCINLCAETMQHFYNTHIFKSSIESCRDEGIHCDVEVDYVDNVPCIDLISSLRTGLLSMLDVECSIRGTAESYVSKVKVQHKQNPRLFESRMVDCRSFGIQHFAGRVAYDASDFLDTNKDVVPDDLVAVFYKHTCSFGFATHLFGSELKALYANDTVPRGVSFRISPTSHTDLLNGDEPISTLTQDFHTRLDNLLRTLVHARPHFVRCIRSNSSETPDHLDRGVAMRQIRSLQVLETVNLMAGGYPHRMRFKAFNTRYRLLAPFKQLRRAEEQAAEDTRLILQNAQQMKSKFSASTSWALGKRHIFLSEGIRQQLEAMRADTRRQAATAIQAIWRGWRIRRRLPILRSVIGIGSSVVQKQQQNLSVGQRGVSAGTGNANSNGARPRPQPIAGTPPPDPTEKCADQKMIQQTCTLFGLDLERPPPVPPSRSYTVTGNTKLGYPQSRVMKSPFPAEGVDGEIMLYKGETVIVVGASSRRGHLLVEHNGSKLHVPYQFMELKPYNVNV from the exons ATGCGTCTTCGTCGAACGAGGCGGTGCACCTGCAGCAGCGTCTGAGGAGTTTAAGCACCGAGCTTGTAACCCTCAGAAACCGACTCCACGTTGGGCAGCCCCAAAACTCGGGCAAAAGTTCTGAAAAAGGACACGGGGCCCCGGCGGTTCCTCCGAGGACGACTTTGCCCCCGCCACCGACGGCCGCATCCCACGGGACAAGCTACCCTCTGACCGGGACGAGCATAGCGCACCCCCGCAACGCTCATTCggcgaataataataacaacaacagcagcaccaacaacaacaataacagcGCTAACAATAACAACACCCTCGGTCGGAACTCCGCAGCGAATAATGTCATTTCCG ATCCTGACTCACCGAAGAAACGTCACCTGGTCCTGGACGATGGGATAGTGTCCTGCGTGACGGCGCTGGGCTCCCTGCCGCCGCCTCCGATAGCAAGTATAATCTCGGATGCGAGGAACGTCAAAACGTCGTTGCACCACAGGTGCCTCGTCAAGACGCTGACGACGCCGACCTCCGTATCGACGAACTCCTGCACGACCCTAGACGACCTGATTCACCTTTCAGGACCGCTGACGGAAGACGCGGTACTAAAGTGTCTTCAAGCGAGGTTCTGCGCCGAACAGTATCAC acaaatGTGGGCCCCATCCTCGTGTCGATTAACCCATACCATGACGTCGGAAATCCGTTGACGTTGACGAGCACCAGAACTATACCTCTGGCACCGCAGCTCAACAGGGTTGTTCAAGAGGCTGTTAGGCAGCAATCAGAGACGGGTTATCCGCAGGCAATAATTCTGTCTG GAACGAGTGGCTCGGGCAAAACCTACGCATCGATGCTCCTCCTGAGACAGCTTTTTGACGTAGCTGGTGGCGGGCCGGAAACAGATGCGTTCAAGCACTTGGCAGCAGCCTTTACAGTCCTGAGGTCACTCGGATCAGCAAAGACGGCAACGAATTCCGAGAGCTCAAGAATA GGCCACTTCATCGAAGTTCAAGTGACGGACGGCGCCTTGTACCGGACGAAAATCCACTGCTACTTCCTAGATCAAACCAGGGTGATAAGGCCGCTACCGGACGAGAAGAACTATCACATATTCTACCAGATGCTCGCTGGACTAACCCACGAAGAGAGAG CAAAGCTGAACCTCGAGGGTTACAACCTCAATAATTTAAGGTATCTGCAACACGGTGACACGAGGCAGGAAGAGACTGAGGATGCGGTCAGGTTCCATTCGTGGAAAGCTTGCTTGG GAGTCCTTGGAATACCATTTCTGGACGTGGTCAGGGTCCTGGCCGCAGTCTTGATACTTGGTAACGTCGGGTTCACGGACGGACCTGGTGTCGAGGTCAGCGTGGTCGGAGAGAGCGAGCTAGGCGCAGTGGCGGCTTTGCTGGGAGTTCCGCCGCCAGCTTTGCTGAGGGGTTTGACTTCCAGAACGCACAACGCCAGAGGACAGCTGGTGAAATCtgtctgcgatgcaaatatg TCCAACATGACCAGAGACTCCCTCGCCAAGGCTTTGTACTGTCGGACAGTGGCGACCATCGTCAGAAGGGCGAACAGCCTCAAGAGATTGGGATCCACCCTCGGCACCCTCTCTTCGGACTCCAATGAGTCCGTTCACAATCAGGCCGAGGTAACCAGTCAGCACGCCTCCACCATCGGCAGTTCAGCAG GTGGAACCGGCTCGAGAAGTATGGCGGCGTTAAACAACGCGGTAAGACATGCGACGGACGGTTTTATCGGTATCCTAGACATGTTCGGGTTCGAAGACCCAAAGCCGAGCCAGCTCGAGCATCTATGTATAAATCTGTGCGCGGAAACGATGCAGCATTTTTATAACACCCACATATTCAAAAGTTCGATCGAGAGCTGCAGGGACGAGGGGATACACTGCGACGTGGAGGTAGATTACGTTGACAACGTGCCTTGCATCGATCTCATCTCATCACTG CGCACGGGTCTATTGAGTATGCTCGACGTCGAATGCTCGATAAGAGGAACAGCTGAGAGCTACGTGTCCAAGGTTAAGGTTCAGCACAAACAGAACCCCAGGCTTTTCGAGTCCAGGATGGTCGACTGCAGGTCATTTGGTATTCAGCACTTCGCTGGGAGGGTTGCTTACGACGCCTCCGACTTTCTCG ACACGAACAAGGACGTGGTGCCCGACGATCTTGTCGCCGTATTCTACAAGCACACCTGCAGCTTTGGATTCGCGACGCACCTCTTTGGTAGCGAATTGAAAGCCCTCTATGCCAACGACACGGTTCCCCGAGGAGTAAGCTTCCGGATATCACCAACGTCACACACGGACCT GCTTAACGGAGACGAGCCTATATCCACCCTTACACAAGACTTCCACACGCGGCTGGATAACCTTCTGAGAACACTGGTACACGCTAGGCCTCATTTCGTCAGATGCATCCGCAGCAATAGTTCCGAAACACCGGACCATTTGGATCGAGGAGTCGCAATGCGGCAGATCAGGTCACTTCAGGTTCTCGAAACCGTCAATTTGATGGCCGGAG GGTATCCACACCGAATGCGTTTCAAGGCATTCAACACCCGGTACAGACTCTTGGCGCCGTTCAAGCAGCTGCGAAGGGCGGAAGAGCAGGCCGCCGAAGACACGAGACTCATACTGCAGAACGCCCAGCAGATGAAGAGCAAGTTCTCCGCGAGTACCAGCTGGGCTCTGGGAAAACGTCACATATTTCTGAGTGAAGGTATTCGCCAGCAGCTCGAAGCCATGCGCGCCGACACTCGGCGGCAGGCTGCCACTGCCATACAG GCCATCTGGCGAGGATGGCGAATCCGGAGGAGATTGCCAATTCTCAGATCGGTCATCGGCATCGGCTCAAGCGTCGTTCAAAAACAGCAACAGAATCTTTCAGTTGGCCAGAGAGGAGTGTCCGCCGGAACTGGAAACGCGAACAGTAACGGCGCTCGTCCCAGGcctcaacccatcgctggtacCCCACCTCCAGATCCAACGGAAAAGTGTGCCGATCAAAAGATGATTCAGCAGACCTGCACCCTCTTTGGCCTTGACCTC GAACGGCCACCACCAGTACCTCCATCGAGGTCTTACACCGTCACCGGAAATACAAAGTTGGGCTATCCACAGTCGAGGGTGATGAAGTCGCCTTTTCCAG CAGAAGGAGTAGACGGCGAGATTATGCTGTACAAGGGTGAGACGGTGATCGTGGTCGGAGCTTCGTCGAGAAGAGGGCATCTCCTGGTTGAGCACAACGGTTCGAAGCTGCACGTTCCGTACCAGTTCATGGAGTTGAAGCCCTACAACGTGAACGTATGA
- the LOC107223681 gene encoding unconventional myosin-IXb isoform X4, which translates to MATLGLSKVFILDKYFTELQKFWETEKKLQDASSSNEAVHLQQRLRSLSTELVTLRNRLHVGQPQNSGKSSEKGHGAPAVPPRTTLPPPPTAASHGTSYPLTGTSIAHPRNAHSANNNNNNSSTNNNNNSANNNNTLGRNSAANNVISDPDSPKKRHLVLDDGIVSCVTALGSLPPPPIASIISDARNVKTSLHHRCLVKTLTTPTSVSTNSCTTLDDLIHLSGPLTEDAVLKCLQARFCAEQYHTNVGPILVSINPYHDVGNPLTLTSTRTIPLAPQLNRVVQEAVRQQSETGYPQAIILSGTSGSGKTYASMLLLRQLFDVAGGGPETDAFKHLAAAFTVLRSLGSAKTATNSESSRIGHFIEVQVTDGALYRTKIHCYFLDQTRVIRPLPDEKNYHIFYQMLAGLTHEERAKLNLEGYNLNNLRYLQHGDTRQEETEDAVRFHSWKACLGVLGIPFLDVVRVLAAVLILGNVGFTDGPGVEVSVVGESELGAVAALLGVPPPALLRGLTSRTHNARGQLVKSVCDANMSNMTRDSLAKALYCRTVATIVRRANSLKRLGSTLGTLSSDSNESVHNQAEVTSQHASTIGSSAGGTGSRSMAALNNAVRHATDGFIGILDMFGFEDPKPSQLEHLCINLCAETMQHFYNTHIFKSSIESCRDEGIHCDVEVDYVDNVPCIDLISSLRTGLLSMLDVECSIRGTAESYVSKVKVQHKQNPRLFESRMVDCRSFGIQHFAGRVAYDASDFLDTNKDVVPDDLVAVFYKHTCSFGFATHLFGSELKALYANDTVPRGVSFRISPTSHTDLLNGDEPISTLTQDFHTRLDNLLRTLVHARPHFVRCIRSNSSETPDHLDRGVAMRQIRSLQVLETVNLMAGGYPHRMRFKAFNTRYRLLAPFKQLRRAEEQAAEDTRLILQNAQQMKSKFSASTSWALGKRHIFLSEGIRQQLEAMRADTRRQAATAIQAIWRGWRIRRRLPILRSVIGIGSSVVQKQQQNLSVGQRGVSAGTGNANSNGARPRPQPIAGTPPPDPTEKCADQKMIQQTCTLFGLDLERPPPVPPSRSYTVTGNTKLGYPQSRVMKSPFPEGVDGEIMLYKGETVIVVGASSRRGHLLVEHNGSKLHVPYQFMELKPYNVNV; encoded by the exons ATGCGTCTTCGTCGAACGAGGCGGTGCACCTGCAGCAGCGTCTGAGGAGTTTAAGCACCGAGCTTGTAACCCTCAGAAACCGACTCCACGTTGGGCAGCCCCAAAACTCGGGCAAAAGTTCTGAAAAAGGACACGGGGCCCCGGCGGTTCCTCCGAGGACGACTTTGCCCCCGCCACCGACGGCCGCATCCCACGGGACAAGCTACCCTCTGACCGGGACGAGCATAGCGCACCCCCGCAACGCTCATTCggcgaataataataacaacaacagcagcaccaacaacaacaataacagcGCTAACAATAACAACACCCTCGGTCGGAACTCCGCAGCGAATAATGTCATTTCCG ATCCTGACTCACCGAAGAAACGTCACCTGGTCCTGGACGATGGGATAGTGTCCTGCGTGACGGCGCTGGGCTCCCTGCCGCCGCCTCCGATAGCAAGTATAATCTCGGATGCGAGGAACGTCAAAACGTCGTTGCACCACAGGTGCCTCGTCAAGACGCTGACGACGCCGACCTCCGTATCGACGAACTCCTGCACGACCCTAGACGACCTGATTCACCTTTCAGGACCGCTGACGGAAGACGCGGTACTAAAGTGTCTTCAAGCGAGGTTCTGCGCCGAACAGTATCAC acaaatGTGGGCCCCATCCTCGTGTCGATTAACCCATACCATGACGTCGGAAATCCGTTGACGTTGACGAGCACCAGAACTATACCTCTGGCACCGCAGCTCAACAGGGTTGTTCAAGAGGCTGTTAGGCAGCAATCAGAGACGGGTTATCCGCAGGCAATAATTCTGTCTG GAACGAGTGGCTCGGGCAAAACCTACGCATCGATGCTCCTCCTGAGACAGCTTTTTGACGTAGCTGGTGGCGGGCCGGAAACAGATGCGTTCAAGCACTTGGCAGCAGCCTTTACAGTCCTGAGGTCACTCGGATCAGCAAAGACGGCAACGAATTCCGAGAGCTCAAGAATA GGCCACTTCATCGAAGTTCAAGTGACGGACGGCGCCTTGTACCGGACGAAAATCCACTGCTACTTCCTAGATCAAACCAGGGTGATAAGGCCGCTACCGGACGAGAAGAACTATCACATATTCTACCAGATGCTCGCTGGACTAACCCACGAAGAGAGAG CAAAGCTGAACCTCGAGGGTTACAACCTCAATAATTTAAGGTATCTGCAACACGGTGACACGAGGCAGGAAGAGACTGAGGATGCGGTCAGGTTCCATTCGTGGAAAGCTTGCTTGG GAGTCCTTGGAATACCATTTCTGGACGTGGTCAGGGTCCTGGCCGCAGTCTTGATACTTGGTAACGTCGGGTTCACGGACGGACCTGGTGTCGAGGTCAGCGTGGTCGGAGAGAGCGAGCTAGGCGCAGTGGCGGCTTTGCTGGGAGTTCCGCCGCCAGCTTTGCTGAGGGGTTTGACTTCCAGAACGCACAACGCCAGAGGACAGCTGGTGAAATCtgtctgcgatgcaaatatg TCCAACATGACCAGAGACTCCCTCGCCAAGGCTTTGTACTGTCGGACAGTGGCGACCATCGTCAGAAGGGCGAACAGCCTCAAGAGATTGGGATCCACCCTCGGCACCCTCTCTTCGGACTCCAATGAGTCCGTTCACAATCAGGCCGAGGTAACCAGTCAGCACGCCTCCACCATCGGCAGTTCAGCAG GTGGAACCGGCTCGAGAAGTATGGCGGCGTTAAACAACGCGGTAAGACATGCGACGGACGGTTTTATCGGTATCCTAGACATGTTCGGGTTCGAAGACCCAAAGCCGAGCCAGCTCGAGCATCTATGTATAAATCTGTGCGCGGAAACGATGCAGCATTTTTATAACACCCACATATTCAAAAGTTCGATCGAGAGCTGCAGGGACGAGGGGATACACTGCGACGTGGAGGTAGATTACGTTGACAACGTGCCTTGCATCGATCTCATCTCATCACTG CGCACGGGTCTATTGAGTATGCTCGACGTCGAATGCTCGATAAGAGGAACAGCTGAGAGCTACGTGTCCAAGGTTAAGGTTCAGCACAAACAGAACCCCAGGCTTTTCGAGTCCAGGATGGTCGACTGCAGGTCATTTGGTATTCAGCACTTCGCTGGGAGGGTTGCTTACGACGCCTCCGACTTTCTCG ACACGAACAAGGACGTGGTGCCCGACGATCTTGTCGCCGTATTCTACAAGCACACCTGCAGCTTTGGATTCGCGACGCACCTCTTTGGTAGCGAATTGAAAGCCCTCTATGCCAACGACACGGTTCCCCGAGGAGTAAGCTTCCGGATATCACCAACGTCACACACGGACCT GCTTAACGGAGACGAGCCTATATCCACCCTTACACAAGACTTCCACACGCGGCTGGATAACCTTCTGAGAACACTGGTACACGCTAGGCCTCATTTCGTCAGATGCATCCGCAGCAATAGTTCCGAAACACCGGACCATTTGGATCGAGGAGTCGCAATGCGGCAGATCAGGTCACTTCAGGTTCTCGAAACCGTCAATTTGATGGCCGGAG GGTATCCACACCGAATGCGTTTCAAGGCATTCAACACCCGGTACAGACTCTTGGCGCCGTTCAAGCAGCTGCGAAGGGCGGAAGAGCAGGCCGCCGAAGACACGAGACTCATACTGCAGAACGCCCAGCAGATGAAGAGCAAGTTCTCCGCGAGTACCAGCTGGGCTCTGGGAAAACGTCACATATTTCTGAGTGAAGGTATTCGCCAGCAGCTCGAAGCCATGCGCGCCGACACTCGGCGGCAGGCTGCCACTGCCATACAG GCCATCTGGCGAGGATGGCGAATCCGGAGGAGATTGCCAATTCTCAGATCGGTCATCGGCATCGGCTCAAGCGTCGTTCAAAAACAGCAACAGAATCTTTCAGTTGGCCAGAGAGGAGTGTCCGCCGGAACTGGAAACGCGAACAGTAACGGCGCTCGTCCCAGGcctcaacccatcgctggtacCCCACCTCCAGATCCAACGGAAAAGTGTGCCGATCAAAAGATGATTCAGCAGACCTGCACCCTCTTTGGCCTTGACCTC GAACGGCCACCACCAGTACCTCCATCGAGGTCTTACACCGTCACCGGAAATACAAAGTTGGGCTATCCACAGTCGAGGGTGATGAAGTCGCCTTTTCCAG AAGGAGTAGACGGCGAGATTATGCTGTACAAGGGTGAGACGGTGATCGTGGTCGGAGCTTCGTCGAGAAGAGGGCATCTCCTGGTTGAGCACAACGGTTCGAAGCTGCACGTTCCGTACCAGTTCATGGAGTTGAAGCCCTACAACGTGAACGTATGA